From Candidatus Saganbacteria bacterium, a single genomic window includes:
- a CDS encoding adenosylcobalamin-dependent ribonucleoside-diphosphate reductase: protein MKLSKNAEIIIEKRYLQKDKNGKPAETVSQFFKRVAKTIAAVDKKYDPGSKVSDIEAEFYKAMSEGEFLPNSPALMNAGAEAGQLFACFVLPVEDRLKDIFETLKNTALIQQSGGGVGFNFGRLRPKSSAVKSTRGVSSGPVSFMKVFDAATEVIGQGGRRRGANMGILPVDHPDIMEFISSKQKEKALSNFNLSVAVTDKFMEAAKKGAKYNLIDPRTKKSAGNLNAGDVFSEIARWAWECGDPGIVFIDAINKNNPVKKMGAIEATNPCGEQPLLPYESCCLGSVNLSKVVKNGGPDLKHLKELVRLGVHFLDNLIDANKFPIAEIEKATLANRKIGLGVMGFADMLIKLGIPYDSPKAVALAEKLMKFIREEAQKMSQELAATRGSFPNFKDSAYKSKVKAMRNATVTTIAPTGTISIIAGCSSGIEPIFAVAYVRLLADGQEIVECCPLFEEMMKKRKLYNHEFCKRVLSEGGINEMSSIPEDIKKLFLPAVGISYEWHVAIAAAFQKYTDNAVSKTVNLPSSASKEDVKNVFLSAYKNKCKGITVFRQGCKKEQVLSIKPEDTGRIAVESEFAGGCPVSYCVD, encoded by the coding sequence TGAAACTGTCTAAAAACGCCGAGATCATCATTGAAAAAAGATACCTTCAAAAGGACAAGAACGGAAAACCGGCCGAGACAGTCTCCCAGTTTTTTAAAAGGGTCGCAAAAACAATAGCCGCCGTCGATAAAAAATATGACCCCGGATCAAAGGTCTCCGATATAGAGGCTGAATTCTATAAAGCGATGAGCGAAGGGGAATTCCTGCCTAACTCTCCCGCCCTTATGAACGCCGGCGCGGAAGCCGGGCAGCTTTTCGCCTGTTTTGTGCTTCCTGTCGAAGACCGCTTGAAAGATATATTTGAGACCCTCAAGAACACGGCCCTTATTCAACAAAGCGGCGGGGGAGTAGGGTTCAACTTCGGCCGCCTCAGGCCCAAAAGCTCGGCGGTAAAGTCGACACGAGGGGTATCTTCGGGCCCCGTTTCGTTCATGAAGGTTTTTGATGCCGCGACAGAAGTGATCGGACAAGGCGGCAGAAGACGCGGCGCGAATATGGGCATTTTACCGGTGGACCATCCCGACATAATGGAATTCATTTCTTCCAAACAAAAAGAAAAAGCCCTTTCAAATTTTAATCTTTCTGTTGCTGTGACCGATAAGTTCATGGAAGCCGCAAAAAAAGGCGCTAAATACAATCTAATTGATCCCAGGACAAAAAAATCCGCCGGGAACCTTAATGCGGGAGACGTCTTTTCCGAGATCGCCCGCTGGGCCTGGGAATGTGGAGATCCCGGAATTGTCTTTATCGATGCCATCAATAAAAACAACCCCGTCAAAAAGATGGGGGCCATAGAAGCGACAAACCCATGCGGGGAGCAACCATTATTGCCGTATGAATCCTGCTGTCTCGGCTCCGTCAACCTTTCAAAGGTCGTAAAAAACGGGGGGCCCGATCTTAAGCATCTTAAAGAGCTTGTCCGGTTAGGGGTTCACTTCCTTGATAACTTGATAGATGCAAACAAGTTCCCTATTGCCGAGATCGAAAAGGCGACCCTGGCCAACAGAAAGATCGGGCTCGGGGTAATGGGATTTGCTGATATGCTCATCAAGCTGGGCATCCCTTACGACAGCCCAAAAGCTGTGGCTCTCGCTGAAAAGCTTATGAAATTTATCAGGGAAGAAGCGCAAAAGATGTCCCAGGAGCTCGCGGCGACAAGGGGTTCGTTCCCTAATTTCAAAGACAGCGCTTATAAATCAAAGGTCAAGGCTATGCGCAATGCCACCGTTACCACGATCGCTCCGACCGGAACTATCAGCATAATCGCCGGCTGTTCTTCCGGGATCGAACCAATCTTTGCGGTGGCTTATGTCAGGCTGCTCGCTGACGGTCAGGAGATCGTCGAGTGCTGCCCTCTTTTTGAAGAGATGATGAAAAAGCGCAAACTTTACAATCACGAATTCTGCAAAAGGGTCCTTTCCGAAGGCGGAATAAACGAGATGTCCAGCATACCCGAAGATATAAAAAAACTATTTCTCCCGGCAGTCGGGATCTCATATGAATGGCACGTGGCCATAGCGGCAGCATTTCAAAAATATACCGACAATGCCGTTTCAAAGACCGTCAATCTTCCTTCGTCCGCATCAAAAGAGGATGTTAAAAATGTGTTTCTCTCCGCATACAAGAACAAATGTAAGGGCATTACCGTGTTCCGGCAGGGATGCAAAAAAGAGCAGGTCCTTTCCATCAAACCCGAAGATACGGGGCGCATTGCGGTTGAAAGCGAATTCGCCGGAGGGTGCCCCGTGAGTTACTGCGTAGATTGA
- the nrdR gene encoding transcriptional regulator NrdR gives MKCPACGKDDDKVLESRSIDDGSAVRRRRECIDCKARFTSYERVEEKPLVVIKKDNTRQPYSREKLVGGIRKSCEKRPVSSDDIEQIADDVEKFLYSEYGREVPTSQIGEIVMDKLQNIDQVAYVRFASVYRQFEKVTDFVKEIKSLN, from the coding sequence ATGAAGTGTCCCGCGTGCGGAAAAGACGATGATAAAGTGCTTGAGTCCCGCTCTATAGACGACGGCTCTGCCGTCAGGAGAAGGAGAGAATGCATCGACTGCAAAGCGCGTTTTACTTCTTATGAAAGAGTGGAAGAAAAGCCTCTCGTAGTAATAAAAAAGGATAATACCCGTCAGCCCTACAGCAGAGAAAAACTTGTGGGCGGCATCAGGAAGTCCTGCGAAAAAAGGCCGGTCTCTTCGGATGATATAGAACAGATCGCCGACGATGTCGAAAAGTTTTTGTACTCCGAGTACGGCAGGGAGGTCCCGACGTCCCAGATCGGCGAGATCGTGATGGACAAGCTTCAGAATATCGACCAGGTCGCCTATGTGCGGTTCGCATCCGTATACCGGCAGTTCGAAAAAGTCACGGACTTTGTTAAAGAGATAAAAAGCCTGAATTAA